The following coding sequences are from one Schizosaccharomyces osmophilus chromosome 1, complete sequence window:
- the tor2 gene encoding TORC1 serine/threonine protein kinase Tor2 → MLEFPGLKSRSEETRNKAANELFDYVVACSRELSGEALIQFNNEVNKYVYKLVHSNDSVDRLAGVTAINRLIDIEAEDTTRITRFANYLRIILPGNDQKATDLAAKALGRLAVPGGALTSEFVNFEVKRALEWLQGERNENRRYAAVLILKELAKNTSTLIYAHIDSIFEFLWHGLRDPKVLIRTASSDALSELLEIVRQRDSLIRLQWYTRILVEAQNGVVQGSNEFIHGSLLVYRQLFLKAGMFMHERYREVSNTILQFKDHRDALIRKTVTELIATISTYNPEDFVSNYLHICMLHLLNLLKKERARMLTFSTLGKVAVAITNSIVPYLDPICAAIKESLTTHIRSKSTSDAAIFQCISYLSIALGQAFSSYAYDLFDLIFASGLSEASYDALSHLAHNIPPLLPVIQERLLDMLSIILSGRPFIPPGCPHQHVVRVLQSAKESGLKVSPFTNDVYVLALQTLGDFNFSGYILNEFVKDYVVTYLENDDASIRKAAAITCSELFAHDPILSQTSDHAIQVVAEVLEKLITVGICDTNSDIRLTVLLSLDSRFDRHLAQVDKIRLLFIAINDEVFSIREASLKILGRLNAYNPAYVMPYLRKLMLKTLTVLDYSKVIRTKEENARLICLLISAAPKLIESHVGPILQILVPKAKDSSPAVAANIVNSFGEICQISGEAILTFKKDLMPLIIDALQDQSSPVKRAASLRTLGNLSVSIGYVIDPYLEYPSLLDILVGIIKTEQDISIRRETIKLIGTLGALDPNRHQVLEKGTEKLVPEQKNIPSDISLLMSGIGPSSEEYYPTVVITALMSILKDPSLSIHHTAVIQAVMYIFKTMGLRCAPFLSQIIPEFIAVMRTSPSNILEFYFQQLSILVLIVRQHIRTFLPDLFKLITDFWNPNSNLQFTILSLVESLARAMQGEFKPYLPPLLAMMLQVFDSDVSADSASMKKVLHAFIVFGDTLGDYFHTLLGSLMRLYERQDVSLDVRENVMITIGRLSTVINISDYASRIIHPIMRTLSSGTPSLVRVSLNTLCALIYQLDVDFAIFIPMINKSLASRGITHETYDLLVSKFFHEEPLPKELNPYEKYDKPKLDVVASAADITSKKLPVNQEILRNAWEASQRSTKDDWQEWMRRLAVALLRESPSHALRACAALAAAYQPLARELFNASFVSCWSELYDHFQEELVRSIEIALTSPHISPEIIQILLNLAEFMEHDDKPLPIDIRTLGAYAAKCHAFAKALHYKELEFIEEELVTKPSIDTIEALISINNQLQQPDAAIGILKHAQQNDRMNLKETWYEKLQRWEDALAAYEKREASGTGNFEITMGKLRCLHALGEWDRLSQLAQENWIHGGYEMRRYIAPLSVAAAWGLGQWEQMDEYISVMKSESPDKAFFSAIVALHRLQFEEASAHITRARDLLDTELTALVAESYNRAYSVAVRVQMLSELEEIISYKKAENKPDVREVIKKTWVRRLKGCQRNVDVWQRMLRIRSLVISPNENMEMWIKYSNLCRKSGRIGLAKKSLDLLLEDENHLEGNILPKNAHPSIIYAKLKFSWTVDDKKRALVNMQEFTAQLISDINIDPALFAQSAMTGSQKSQEEIHYYFHLLARCYHKQGQWQQEIEPKWSEGLFTRVLQSYMYATQFDSKWYKAWHSWALANFDAIKHLEQSEDNIPLGAYEQYIIPAIKGFFKSIALSKGNIQDTLRLLSLWFKYGKNANVINTLNLGIATVNIDIWLEVIPQLIARIHAPSLNVRKSVHQLLSDVGRAHPQALVYPLTVAAKSQSSTRQNAALAIMDSVRTHSARLVEQARLVSHELIRAAILWHEQWHEGLEEASRLYFGDHNIEGMFAVLRPLHEMLERGPETLREISFQQAFGRDLIEARDCCIRFEQTGDISDLNQAWDLYYQVFKKIRKQLPQLTTLDLQYVSPKLLYAHDLDLAVPGTYVSGKPVIRIVKFYPTFNVITSKQRPRRLSIRGSDGKDYQYVLKGHEDIRQDERVMQLFGLCNNLLSADPETFKRLLSIQRYPVIPLSPDSGLLGWVLDSDTLHVLIRDYRESRKILLNIEHRLIIQMAPDYDRLSLLQKVEVFEYALMSTTGQDLYRVLWLKSRSSEAWLNRRTNYSRSLAVMSMVGYILGLGDRHPSNLMLDRYTGNIIHIDFGDCFEVAMHREKFPEKIPFRLTRMLVNAMEVSGIEGTFRITCEHVMRVLRDNKESVMAVLEAFVHDPLINWRLAPAYSPAVDEKSLTDTHNVILGDNPEGLHRKRLDEEGITLEERQKPEVLNQRAVTVLNRINNKLTGRDFKPQQCLDVPDQVEKLIQQATSIENLCLCYIGWCSFW, encoded by the coding sequence ATGCTAGAATTTCCTGGATTGAAAAGCAGATCCGAAGAAACTCGCAATAAAGCGGCCAACGAACTGTTTGATTACGTTGTAGCTTGCTCTCGTGAGTTGTCAGGAGAAGCGTTAATTCAATTTAACAATGAAGTTAATAAATATGTATATAAACTAGTTCACAGTAATGATTCAGTGGATCGACTGGCTGGCGTCACTGCCATTAATAGACTTATTGACATCGAAGCAGAGGATACTACTCGAATCACACGCTTTGCCAATTATTTAAGAATAATTCTCCCCGGCAATGATCAAAAGGCTACTGACTTAGCTGCTAAGGCTTTGGGACGTCTTGCCGTACCCGGTGGTGCCCTAACATCCGAATTTGTAAACTTTGAAGTGAAACGAGCTTTGGAATGGCTTCAAGGAGAACGGAATGAAAATAGAAGATACGCAGCCGTCCTCATATTAAAGGAATTGGCAAAAAATACGTCTACCCTTATTTATGCCCATATCGACTCGATATTCGAATTTCTTTGGCACGGTCTACGTGATCCAAAAGTTTTAATTCGTACTGCTTCCTCAGATGCTCTCAGTGAATTACTGGAAATTGTTCGCCAAAGGGATTCATTGATACGCTTGCAATGGTACACTCGAATTCTGGTCGAAGCACAGAATGGTGTAGTACAGGGATCCAATGAATTTATACACGGTAgtcttcttgtttatcGTCAGTTGTTTTTAAAAGCTGGTATGTTTATGCATGAAAGATATCGAGAAGTCTCCAATACCATTCTGCAGTTTAAAGACCATCGGGATGCTTTAATTCGAAAAACTGTTACAGAGCTAATTGCTACCATTTCTACCTATAATCCGGAAGATTTTGTCTCTAATTATTTACACATATGCATGCTTCATTTATTAAACTTGCTAAAGAAAGAACGTGCACGAATGCTCACTTTCTCAACACTGGGCAAAGTTGCGGTTGCTATAACTAATAGTATCGTTCCATATTTGGATCCTATATGTGCCGCAATAAAGGAAAGCCTAACAACACATATCAGAAGTAAAAGTACCTCTGATGCTGCAATTTTTCAGTGTATTAGTTACCTTTCCATTGCTTTAGGCCAAGCGTTTTCAAGTTATGCATACGATTTgtttgatttgatttttgcaAGTGGTCTTTCAGAAGCTTCATATGACGCTCTTTCTCATTTAGCCCACAACATCCCTCCTCTACTCCCAGTCATCCAAGAACGTCTTTTGGATATGCTCAGTATTATTCTAAGCGGAAGACCTTTCATTCCTCCTGGCTGCCCCCATCAGCACGTCGTACGTGTATTACAGAGTGCCAAGGAAAGTGGATTGAAAGTTAGTCCCTTTACAAATGACGTTTATGTCTTGGCACTTCAAACTTTAGGTGACTTCAACTTTTCTGGGTATATTTTGAATGAGTTTGTCAAAGATTATGTAGTGACTTATCTCGAAAATGATGATGCTTCCATACGAAAAGCAGCCGCAATAACATGCAGCGAATTATTTGCCCATGATCCAATCCTTTCTCAAACTAGTGATCATGCAATTCAAGTGGTTGCTGAGGTTTTGGAGAAACTAATAACTGTTGGAATATGTGACACTAATTCTGACATTAGGCTGActgttcttctttctcttgaTTCTCGCTTTGATAGACACTTGGCTCAAGTTGACAAAATCCGGTTACTTTTTATCGCTATAAATGATGAAGTTTTTTCAATCAGGGAAGCATCCTTAAAGATTCTCGGAAGATTAAATGCCTATAATCCAGCTTATGTCATGCCATATCTTCGAAAATTAATGCTAAAAACACTGACTGTTTTAGATTATTCTAAGGTTATAAGaacaaaagaggaaaatgCGCGACTCATCTGTCTATTAATATCAGCTGCGCCCAAACTTATTGAATCACATGTTGGTCCAATTTTACAAATATTGGTACCAAAAGCTAAGGATTCTAGTCCGGCTGTGGCTGCCAATATCGttaattcttttggagAAATTTGTCAAATAAGCGGTGAGGCTATACttacttttaaaaaggatttgatGCCTTTAATCATTGATGCTCTTCAAGATCAAAGCTCCCCAGTAAAGAGAGCAGCATCTTTGAGAACTCTTGGTAATTTATCAGTTAGTATTGGCTATGTCATAGATCCTTACCTTGAGTATCCTTCTTTACTGGATATTTTGGTTGGTATAATAAAAACCGAACAGGATATTTCAATTCGCCGGGAGACAATAAAACTTATTGGTACTTTGGGAGCACTTGACCCTAACAGACATCAAGttttagaaaaaggaaCAGAAAAACTTGTACCtgagcaaaaaaatatccCGTCCGATATTTCCTTGTTAATGTCTGGCATTGGACCCTCATCCGAAGAATACTATCCGACGGTGGTTATAACTGCGTTGATGagtattttaaaagatCCATCTTTAAGTATTCATCACACAGCAGTCATTCAGGCTGTGAtgtatattttcaaaactatGGGTTTACGCTGTGCTCCCTTTCTCTCTCAGATTATTCCGGAATTTATCGCTGTTATGAGAACCTCACCATCCAATATCCTTGAATTTTATTTCCAACAATTGAGTATATTGGTTTTAATTGTTCGTCAACATATAAGAACATTCCTACCAGATTTATTTAAGTTGATAACTGATTTTTGGAACCCAAATTCGAATTTACAATTTACTATATTATCACTGGTAGAGTCGTTGGCACGTGCTATGCAAGGCGAATTCAAACCTTACCTCCCTCCTCTTTTAGCTATGATGCTTCAAGTATTTGATTCGGATGTATCAGCAGATTCTGCTAGCATGAAGAAGGTTTTGCATGCATTTATAGTTTTCGGTGATACACTTGGTGATTACTTTCATACGCTATTGGGATCTCTCATGCGATTGTATGAGCGACAAGATGTGTCGTTGGATGTTCGTGAGAATGTTATGATAACGATCGGGCGTCTATCAACTGTTATAAATATATCCGATTATGCCTCAAGGATTATTCATCCTATAATGCGTACTTTATCTTCCGGTACTCCTTCCTTAGTTCGTGTCAGTTTGAATACTTTATGTGCCCTTATCTATCAACTGGATGTAGACTTTGCTATTTTTATCCCTATGATTAACAAATCTCTCGCTTCACGCGGGATCACACATGAGACCTACGATTTATtagtttcaaaattttttcatgaGGAGCCATTACCGAAAGAGCTAAACCCCTATGAAAAATACGACAAGCCCAAACTAGATGTGGTTGCTTCTGCTGCTGATATTACATCCAAAAAGCTACCCGTGAATCAAGAAATCCTACGAAACGCTTGGGAGGCCTCCCAACgttcaacaaaagatgaTTGGCAAGAATGGATGAGGCGACTTGCCGTAGCTCTTTTAAGAGAGTCACCTTCTCATGCATTACGGGCGTGTGCTGCTTTGGCAGCTGCATACCAACCATTGGCTCGTGAACTATTTAATGCTAGTTTTGTGTCATGTTGGTCAGAACTTTACGATCATTTTCAGGAAGAACTTGTTCGATCTATTGAAATTGCTTTAACTTCACCTCATATATCACCCGAGatcattcaaattttgCTCAACTTGGCTGAATTTATGGAGCACGACGATAAACCATTACCAATTGACATTCGCACATTAGGTGCATACGCAGCTAAGTGTCATGCTTTTGCCAAAGCATTGCATTATAAGGAGCTGGAATttatagaagaagaattggtCACCAAGCCGTCTATTGACACTATTGAAGCCCTTATTTCTATTAACAATCAGCTTCAACAACCAGATGCTGCTATAGGAATTTTGAAGCATGCCCAACAAAATGATAGAATGAACCTGAAAGAAACATGGTATGAGAAGCTTCAACGATGGGAAGACGCGTTAGCTGCATACGAAAAACGAGAAGCTTCTGGTACAGGTAACTTTGAGATAACTATGGGTAAACTACGTTGTTTACATGCTTTGGGTGAATGGGATAGATTATCTCAGCTGGCTCAAGAAAATTGGATTCATGGTGGTTATGAGATGAGAAGATATATCGCACCTCTTTCTGTAGCAGCAGCATGGGGATTGGGTCAATGGGAGCAAATGGACGAGTACATTTCCGTAATGAAGTCAGAGTCTCCTGATAAGGCTTTTTTCAGTGCTATAGTTGCTTTGCACCGGCTTCAATTTGAGGAAGCTTCCGCACATATAACGAGAGCTCGTGATTTGTTAGACACAGAACTTACTGCTCTTGTTGCGGAAAGTTACAATCGAGCTTACAGTGTTGCTGTACGTGTTCAAATGCTTTCTGAGTTGGAAGAAATTATCAGCTATAAAAAGgcagaaaacaaaccagaCGTGCGTGAGgttataaagaaaacctGGGTTCGCCGTTTGAAAGGATGCCAACGGAATGTAGATGTGTGGCAGCGAATGCTGCGCATAAGGTCTTTAGTCATTTCTCCCAACGAGAACATGGAAATGTGGATTAAATACTCTAATTTGTGTCGTAAATCGGGACGAATCGGTTTAGCTAAAAAGTCTTTAGACTTACTGCtggaagatgaaaatcATCTTGAAGGCAACATCCTTCCTAAAAACGCACACCCATCAATCATATACGCGAAGCTCAAGTTTTCGTGGACCGTCGACGATAAAAAACGCGCACTTGTTAATATGCAAGAGTTTACTGCGCAATTAATATCTGATATAAACATAGATCCTGCGCTATTCGCTCAGTCGGCTATGACCGGTTCTCAAAAGTCACAGGAAGAAATTCATTactattttcatttgttggCACGCTGTTACCACAAGCAAGGACAATGGCAGCAAGAGATTGAACCCAAATGGTCAGAAGGTCTATTCACTCGAGTTTTGCAGTCCTACATGTATGCTACACAATTTGACTCCAAATGGTATAAAGCTTGGCATTCTTGGGCTTTAGCAAATTTCGATGCAATCAAGCACTTAGAACAGTCTGAGGATAATATACCGTTGGGTGCTTACGAACAGTATATAATTCCTGCCATTAAGGGCTTTTTCAAGTCAATTGCTTTGAGCAAAGGTAACATTCAAGATACACTAAGACTGTTGAGCCTTTGGTTTAAGTATGGTAAAAATGCCAATGTTATCAACACTTTGAATCTTGGCATAGCAACTGTGAACATCGATATTTGGCTTGAAGTTATACCTCAACTCATTGCTAGAATCCATGCTCCTTCATTAAACGTCAGGAAGTCTGTGCATCAACTGCTATCAGACGTTGGTCGTGCACATCCTCAAGCACTTGTTTATCCTTTAACCGTTGCTGCGAAATCGCAAAGTTCAACCAGACAGAATGCAGCCCTTGCAATTATGGACTCAGTCAGAACGCATAGTGCTCGATTAGTTGAGCAAGCTAGATTAGTAAGTCACGAGCTAATAAGAGCTGCTATATTATGGCATGAGCAATGGCACGAGGGACTTGAAGAAGCTTCTCGATTATATTTTGGTGACCATAATATAGAAGGTATGTTTGCTGTATTACGACCCCTTCATGAAATGTTAGAACGCGGACCTGAAACTTTGAGagaaatttctttccaGCAAGCTTTCGGACGTGATTTGATTGAGGCAAGAGATTGTTGCATTCGTTTTGAACAAACTGGCGATATATCTGATTTGAACCAAGCATGGGACTTATATTACCAAGTATTTAAAAAGATTCGTAAACAACTTCCTCAACTAACGACTCTTGATTTGCAATATGTCTCTCCTAAACTTTTGTACGCACACGATCTCGACCTTGCAGTGCCCGGTACATATGTGAGTGGGAAGCCTGTAATAAGAATTGTTAAATTCTATCCCACTTTTAATGTTATCACTTCAAAGCAACGGCCTAGACGTTTGAGTATTAGAGGAAGTGATGGTAAAGATTATCAATATGTCCTAAAGGGACATGAGGACATCCGACAAGATGAAAGAGTGATGCAGCTTTTTGGACTTTGCAACAACCTATTATCCGCAGACCCGGAAACATTTAAACGATTATTATCTATTCAGCGTTATCCAGTTATTCCTTTGTCCCCTGACTCAGGACTGTTAGGATGGGTCTTAGACAGTGATACATTACACGTACTGATTCGCGATTATCGAGAAAGCAGgaaaattcttttgaatattgAGCACCGTCTTATAATCCAAATGGCTCCTGATTATGACCGGCTCTCTTTGCTTCAAAAAGTGGAGGTGTTTGAGTATGCTTTAATGAGTACTACAGGTCAAGATTTGTACCGTGTTCTATGGCTGAAAAGTCGCAGTTCAGAAGCATGGCTTAATAGGAGGACAAATTACTCTAGAAGTCTTGCTGTCATGTCCATGGTTGGTTATATATTGGGTTTAGGCGACCGCCATCCTTCTAACTTAATGTTGGATCGCTATACAGGAAATATTATTCATATCGACTTTGGAGATTGCTTTGAGGTTGCTATGCACCGTGAAAAATTTCCTGAGAAAATTCCATTCCGTCTTACGCGTATGCTGGTTAATGCAATGGAAGTTAGTGGCATAGAGGGAACTTTCCGTATTACTTGCGAGCATGTTATGCGAGTGCTCCGTGACAACAAAGAATCAGTAATGGCCGTTTTGGAAGCCTTTGTTCATGATCCTTTAATTAATTGGAGACTTGCCCCAGCTTATTCCCCTGCCGTAGACGAAAAGTCACTAACCGACACGCATAATGTTATTTTGGGTGATAATCCTGAAGGTTTACACCGGAAACGTTTGGATGAAGAGGGAATAACACTAGAGGAGCGTCAAAAGCCTGAGGTACTTAATCAACGTGCTGTTACAGTTTTGAATAGGATTAATAATAAGCTTACGGGTCGAGATTTTAAACCTCAGCAATGCTTGGATGTTCCAGATCAGGTGGAAAAGCTAATCCAGCAAGCTACCTCAATTGAAAATCTATGCTTATGCTACATAGGTTGGTGCAGCTTCTggtga
- the cwf11 gene encoding U2-type spliceosomal complex ATPase Cwf11 gives MVMPKHVRKRVEGFINSSWGKDHKKHYDVGMLENVYSELLNQKNSIDLLKFLDDSLFFETCLWPTVANDMPLVQVQLICLLIIHKTSSNPSILEGLDPSKFKALFGQVIRLSYKENLHNSFCLVRFITLCVQSLHVSHVKKLIYPLTNISILDCLESHEKLEHVLTKVKAFRKAYLSYKQKLPEISQQNPNHAAYSGWLHHILLKSDLLLQGSTDETNLRPLLTVLGLCLAFLSTFPTRRFSHVIIEDSCFDVFSRTSLFYHTSALFQSLTDSLRYSLKYPYDNAKGIDLSEKEIVQRDELLYHSLQTTLFRFYQDRLQNLLFFPHSWFQKRENLEKITNCLTFDDLKGLCQKCHLRTNFTQTYPIKLFHPFLKELFISAFEKHQQNSFLNSSNEIIHISLDDLNFAERKATESQELRVPFNDFQGYTFQNLSVSSFFQRNLHALYGDLHNKVTTEISYACNHGLYKGDGVQKSSNALIPVKRCRIQKTAPPLVGEIYPQYIHCKVDLDTEKKKYVDLIDKNTFVCLLSIAGQKQQMSSQGLESCVNLAFGQPFTSQVDAEGNGIKENNSKSMDIYIDPLFYSDMVEKEGVFPEAMDFNYMVTISSSVKDTWNEILADRLLLKKTGNFPKWLLDCFLGFGAPNLVTFPNVGSNDVSIKDIISSNEQLNKLFSNANTNLNNFVDPMFIRYQRDKTLIETENDEHPHISTQKKVYFNDEQCSAVLNSLQPGLTLVNGPSQAGKHTLVCKILETLNKNFQNKRTLVVCKANDSLNRLFHLMEEASCFDEGRILCLGRQSDRDDYTSYGTIRYLISKLPYLLAEVDRLASSMNVIGAYGSNPETALYFYGAFVNPAWNKFSNLASSSNFRNIWDAFPFKTFFQGRSNEVPDDASRILDKVISLYHEIFHLFTTIRYIQPYTFFKRSTDCEIYALCQQANIVGTTWEEVLKRLPILSEKGFSFENLIVLDSESISEYTVSKLLTLNESNSGTKRIICFGDDRANLYRNFEISSTPTFSFSEKLRQFGVFCHQLKTKYNTRKSIGELIDWQYNLQFQYVDTTDTSTCLHGNSGFVNEYQFIDVGPFKGAKETELVKGSKQNLGEAEYAIAIYQYMRMLGYPADEIGICTLYGSQVALLREILNVRCSNNSFFGLPLFVETAKDLEKHVKYMIFTTVSSVNDPEQWSLGAFTKAISHAQYGLYVLSSKELFEKAVHLGPLRDKALATPGKLLLTTGKIYPNSHKIGDHVEQFEIENLIHLSNYVVEMTKKKLQIMNS, from the coding sequence ATGGTTATGCCTAAGCATGTTCGAAAACGCGTTGAGGGATTCATTAATTCATCCTGGGGAAAGGAccataaaaaacattatGATGTAGGCATGCTGGAAAATGTTTATAGTGAGCTTttgaaccaaaaaaattcaatcGATTTGCTTAAATTTTTGGACGAttccttgttttttgaaacttgTCTATGGCCGACGGTTGCTAATGATATGCCCCTTGTGCAAGTGCAACTAATATGTTTGTTGATAATTCATAAGACAAGTTCCAATCCCTCAATTCTAGAAGGTTTGGATCCCTCCAAGTTTAAAGCTCTCTTTGGTCAGGTAATTCGTTTGTCTTATAAAGAGAATCTTCACAATAGTTTCTGTTTAGTTAGATTTATTACCTTGTGTGTTCAATCCTTGCATGTATCACACGTGAAGAAGCTGATTTATCCTTTAACGAATATTTCAATCCTCGATTGTTTGGAGTCACATGAGAAATTGGAACATGTTTTAACCAAGGTTAAAGCATTTCGAAAAGCTTATTTGTCTTATAAGCAAAAATTACCAGAAATATCACAGCAAAATCCAAATCATGCTGCATATTCTGGTTGGCTTCATCACATACTCTTAAAATCTGATTTATTGCTGCAAGGTAGTACTGACGAAACAAATTTGAGACCATTGTTGACAGTGCTCGGCCTTTGTTTGGCATTTCTCTCAACGTTTCCTACTCGACGCTTCAGTCACGTAATTATAGAAGATAGTTGCTTTGACGTGTTTTCTCGTACATCATTATTTTACCATACTTCAGCTCTTTTTCAGTCTTTGACGGATTCTCTTAGGTACTCTCTTAAGTACCCATATGACAATGCAAAGGGTATTGATCTTTCGGAAAAAGAGATCGTACAAAGGGATGAACTACTATACCATTCTTTACAGACTACTCTGTTTAGGTTTTATCAAGATCGCTTacaaaatcttttgttctttcctCATAGCTGGTTCCAGAAACGTGAAAATCTGGAGAAAATTACCAATTGTCTTACATTTGATGATTTAAAGGGTTTATGTCAAAAATGTCATTTGAGAACTAATTTTACTCAAACTTATCCTATAAAATtatttcatccatttctAAAAGAGTTGTTTATCTCAGCTTTCGAAAAACATCAACAGAACTCATTCTtgaattcatcaaatgaaataatTCATATATCTCTCGATGATTTGAATTTTGCGGAACGAAAGGCGACTGAAAGTCAGGAGTTGAGAGTTCCTTTTAATGACTTCCAGGGGTATACTTTTCAGAATCTTTCCGtatcttccttttttcaacGAAACTTGCATGCATTGTACGGTGATTTACACAATAAAGTTACCACAGAAATCTCTTATGCATGTAACCACGGTCTATATAAAGGAGATGGTGTCCAGAAAAGCTCTAACGCTTTAATTCCAGTCAAAAGATGTCGGATTCAAAAAACTGCACCTCCACTTGTTGGTGAAATATACCCTCAGTATATTCATTGCAAGGTGGATTTGGATAccgaaaaaaagaaatatgtTGACCTAATTGACAAAAACACATTTGTTTGCTTGCTTTCAATTGCTGGTCAGAAACAGCAAATGTCATCCCAGGGCCTTGAGAGTTGTGTAAATCTTGCATTTGGTCAACCTTTTACGAGTCAAGTTGACGCAGAAGGAAATGGAATTAAGGAAAATAATTCTAAAAGTATGGACATTTATATAGATCCTCTTTTTTACTCAGATAtggttgaaaaagaaggagtATTTCCGGAGGCAATGGACTTCAATTACATGGTTACTATATCATCTTCAGTTAAGGATACTTGGAATGAAATATTAGCAGATCGATTACTGTTAAAAAAGACTGgaaattttccaaaatggCTTTTAGATTGTTTTCTTGGCTTTGGTGCTCCAAATCTTGTCACTTTTCCCAACGTTGGAAGCAACGATGTCAGCATAAAGgatataatttcttctaatgAGCAATTgaataaacttttttcaaatgcaaataccaatttaaataatttcGTGGATCCAATGTTTATACGTTATCAACGAGACAAAACCTTAATAGAGACGGAAAATGATGAGCATCCTCACATATCaacacaaaagaaagtataTTTTAATGATGAACAGTGTTCTGCAGTACTTAATTCTTTGCAGCCAGGCTTAACGCTTGTCAATGGACCTTCTCAGGCCGGAAAGCATACATTGGTCTGCAAAATATTAGAGACTctcaacaaaaactttcAGAATAAAAGAACTCTAGTGGTTTGCAAAGCGAATGATTCTTTAAATAGACTGTTCCATTTAATGGAAGAGGCTAGTTGCTTTGATGAAGGGCGTATATTATGTTTGGGTCGACAAAGCGATAGAGATGACTATACTTCATACGGAACCATTAGGtatttaatttcaaaactCCCTTATCTCCTGGCAGAAGTCGATCGCCTTGCTTCATCAATGAATGTGATAGGCGCATATGGTAGTAACCCAGAAACtgctttatatttttatggCGCTTTTGTGAATCCAGCGTGGAATAAATTTTCTAACttggcttcttcttctaactTTCGAAATATTTGGGACGCCTTCCCTTTCAAAACGTTTTTTCAAGGCCGCTCAAATGAAGTTCCGGATGATGCTTCTCGAATTTTGGACAAAGTAATATCATTGTATCATGAaattttccatttgtttacgaCAATACGTTACATACAGCCTTACACGTTTTTCAAGCGTTCAACAGATTGTGAAATTTACGCTCTCTGTCAACAAGCTAATATTGTCGGAACTACGTGGGAAGAAGTACTGAAGCGTCTTCCTATATTATCCGAAAAAGGATTCTCGTTCGAAAATTTAATTGTTTTGGATTCTGAAAGTATCTCAGAATATACTGTATCTAAATTGCTTACCTTAAACGAAAGCAACTCTGGTACAAAAAGGataatttgttttggaGATGATAGAGCAAATTTGTACCgtaattttgaaatttcgAGTACTCCAACATTCTCTTTCTCAGAAAAACTTCGACAATTTGGGGTTTTTTGTCatcaattgaaaacaaagtacAATACACGCAAGTCAATCGGCGAACTTATTGACTGGCAGTATAaccttcaatttcaatatgTTGATACGACTGATACGAGTACTTGCTTGCATGGAAATTCGGGATTTGTAAACGAATATCAGTTTATTGATGTAGGTCCATTCAAAGGAGCGAAAGAAACCGAATTAGTAAAAGGAAGCAAGCAAAATCTTGGTGAAGCTGAATATGCGATAGCCATATACCAGTATATGAGGATGCTTGGTTATCCCGCTGATGAAATTGGAATTTGCACTCTCTATGGTAGTCAGGTAGCTTTACTACGCGAAATTCTGAATGTACGCTGTTCCaacaattccttttttggcTTGCCGTTATTTGTTGAGACCGCAAAAGATCTGGAAAAGCATGTAAAATATATGATTTTTACAACAGTTTCGTCTGTGAATGATCCAGAGCAATGGTCCTTAGGAGCCTTCACAAAAGCAATATCTCACGCTCAATATGGACTATATgttctttcttctaaagaatTGTTTGAAAAGGCTGTTCATCTGGGCCCTCTTCGTGACAAAGCATTGGCTACTCCAGGAAAATTATTGTTGACTACAGGAAAGATATACCCAAACTCACATAAAATCGGAGACCATGTTGAGCAATTTGAAATTGAGAATTTGATTCATCTCTCAAATTATGTGGTCGAAAtgaccaagaaaaagcttcAGATAATGAATTCATAG